The nucleotide sequence TGCCGAGGCCGCTGTTTTCGCAACATCTGCCGGGCGCGATCGAATTCGCAGGTGAGCCGCTCGACCCGATGGCGGTCATGGTGTCCTACATCGAGCGGACAATGGCGCCGTATTGGCGAGCGTGCCACGCTGATTGATGTGGCACGGTGCGTCCCGATCGAAAAAGAACTAATTCTCGCATCGCGAGATTTTCAACAAATCACGGGGAACCAACATGGCGGAGGAACTGGCGGGCAAAGTGGCGGCGGTCACCGGGGCCGGCTCGGGGATTGGGCGGGCCAGTGCACAAGCCATGCTTGCCGCAGGGGCGCGTGTGGTACTCGTCGATCGCGATGAAGCCGCAACGAACGCGATACGTGAGCAGTACGGTGAGAATGCGATCCCACTGACCATTGACCTGCTCGATCCGCAGGATTGCGCGACGCTGCTGCCGAAGATCCTCGAGGCTGCGGGTGGGCTCGATATCTTCCACGCTAACGCGGGCTCCTATATTGGCGGCGACCTGGTTGACGCGGATAACGCCGCCATCGATCGGATGATCAGTCTGAATGTCTCCACTGTTATGAAGAATGTGCATGACGTGCTCCCGCACATGATCGAGCAGGGGGCGGGCGATATTCTGGTCACCAGTTCGGTTGCCGGGCACTATCCCGTGCCCTGGGAGTCTGTTTATTCCGCGTCGAAGTGGGCTATAACCAGCTTTGTTCAGACCGTGAGACGCCAGGCGAACAAGCACGGTGTGCGTGTCGGATCGGTCTCGCCGGGCCCGGTGAACAGTGCGCTGCTTGCCGACTGGCCCGAGGAGAATCTACGCAAGGCCGTGGAATCCGGCAGTATCATGGAGCCGGCCGAGATCGCGGAGGCCCTGATGTTCATGCTCACCCGCCCCCGTAATGTCACCGTTAGAGACGTGGTGATCCTGCCAACGAACTTCGACATCTAATGACCTACGCACAACGTT is from Salinisphaera sp. LB1 and encodes:
- a CDS encoding SDR family oxidoreductase; the encoded protein is MAEELAGKVAAVTGAGSGIGRASAQAMLAAGARVVLVDRDEAATNAIREQYGENAIPLTIDLLDPQDCATLLPKILEAAGGLDIFHANAGSYIGGDLVDADNAAIDRMISLNVSTVMKNVHDVLPHMIEQGAGDILVTSSVAGHYPVPWESVYSASKWAITSFVQTVRRQANKHGVRVGSVSPGPVNSALLADWPEENLRKAVESGSIMEPAEIAEALMFMLTRPRNVTVRDVVILPTNFDI